The following are from one region of the Leishmania braziliensis MHOM/BR/75/M2904 WGS CADA00000000 data, contig 37, whole genome shotgun sequence genome:
- a CDS encoding 3-oxo-5-alpha-steroid 4-dehydrogenase, putative produces the protein MKVIVASGQDGSRKHEVELAANATLADLKKAYRSEVDVHRKSFKVPGPIAAGGSAPTADGTKPRPNLITLSEKMPLSQQGVKDGTVITYKDLGPQIGYRTVFYVEYAGPIAFMLLYAMRPSFIYGSAPMPAYGYTQKLYIGLFITHFLKRELESMFVHKFSHPTMPMRNIFKNCIYYWSFAAFIGYVLCSPFFTATSAAQSNFGAVFMVINELLNFAVHYQLSTMRKSDGDTTRNVPQGPLFALVSCPNYFFEIMSWVSFSIGTNMLSSWFFTLAGFVQMADWAKKKHRGYIKADPANKKKAAILPFLM, from the coding sequence ATGAAGGTTATCGTTGCTTCTGGCCAGGACGGCTCCCGCAAGCACGAGGTGGAGCTGGCGGCCAACGCCACGCTCGCAGACCTGAAGAAAGCCTACCGCTCGGAGGTGGATGTCCACCGCAAGTCTTTTAAGGTGCCCGGCCccatcgctgccggcggcTCGGCGCCGACTGCGGATGGCACCAAGCCGCGCCCAAACCTCATAACGCTCTCGGAGAAGATGCCCCTGTCGCAGCAGGGTGTAAAGGATGGAACAGTGATCACTTACAAGGACCTCGGCCCGCAGATCGGCTACCGCACCGTGTTCTACGTCGAGTATGCCGGCCCTATCGCCTTCATGCTGCTGTATGCCATGCGCCCCTCGTTCATCTACGGCTCTGCCCCGATGCCAGCCTATGGCTACACGCAGAAGCTCTACATTGGCCTTTTCATTACCCACTTCCTCAAGCGCGAGCTCGAATCCATGTTCGTCCACAAGTTCTCGCACCCGACAATGCCGATGCGGAACATCTTCAAGAACTGCATCTACTACTGGTCCTTCGCCGCCTTCATTGGCTACGTGCTGTGCAGTCCGTTCTTCACAGCGACCAGCGCCGCGCAGTCCAATTTCGGCGCCGTGTTCATGGTCATCAACGAGCTGCTGAACTTTGCGGTGCACTACCAGCTTAGCACGATGCGCAAGTCGGACGGTGACACCACCCGCAACGTACCGCAGGGCCCCCTGTTCGCCCTTGTCTCGTGCCCGAACTACTTCTTTGAGATCATGTCGTGGGTATCCTTCTCCATCGGCACGAACATGCTCTCCTCGTGGTTTTTCACCCTGGCCGGCTTCGTGCAGATGGCGGACTGGGCCAAGAAGAAGCACCGCGGCTACATCAAGGCAGACCCAGCCAATAAGAAGAAGGCTGCGATTCTGCCCTTCCTCATGTGA